A window from Pseudomonas moraviensis encodes these proteins:
- the mlaD gene encoding outer membrane lipid asymmetry maintenance protein MlaD, protein MQNRTLEIGVGLFLLAGILALLLLALRVSGLSPTSSTDTYKLYAYFDNIAGLTVRAKVTMAGVTIGKVTAIDLDRDSFTGRVTLQVDKKVDNLPVDSTASILTAGLLGEKYIGISVGGEDTQLKDGGTIHDTQSSLVLEDLIGKFLLNTVSKDAK, encoded by the coding sequence ATGCAAAACCGCACCCTGGAAATCGGTGTCGGCCTGTTCCTGCTGGCAGGGATCCTGGCTTTGCTGCTGCTCGCCTTGCGCGTCAGCGGCCTGTCTCCGACTTCGTCCACCGACACCTATAAGTTGTATGCCTATTTCGACAATATCGCCGGTCTGACGGTCAGAGCCAAAGTGACCATGGCCGGTGTGACCATCGGCAAGGTCACCGCCATCGATCTGGATCGCGACAGTTTCACCGGTCGGGTCACGCTGCAGGTGGATAAAAAGGTCGACAACCTGCCGGTTGATTCGACTGCGTCTATCCTCACCGCGGGCCTTCTGGGCGAGAAATACATCGGTATCAGCGTCGGCGGTGAAGACACTCAGTTGAAAGACGGTGGAACCATCCATGACACGCAGTCGTCACTGGTACTGGAAGACCTGATCGGTAAATTCCTGCTCAATACCGTTAGCAAAGACGCCAAATGA
- a CDS encoding KpsF/GutQ family sugar-phosphate isomerase yields MSKTRDLIQSAQRTIRLEVEAVQGLMAHIDADFVRACEMILASKGRVVVVGMGKSGHIGNKIAATLASTGTPAFFVHPAEASHGDMGMITRDDVILALSNSGSTNEIITLLPLIKRLGIQLISVTGNPQSPLAKAAEVNLNVHVEHEACPLNLAPTSSTTAALVMGDALAVALLEARGFTAEDFAFSHPGGALGRRLLLKVENVMHAGEELPQVQRGTLLKDALMEMTRKGLGMTAILEADGKLAGIFTDGDLRRTLDRTIDIRNATIDEVMTAHGKTARPDMLAAEALKIMEDHRISALVVVDEEDRPIGAFNLSDLLRAGVM; encoded by the coding sequence ATGAGCAAAACCCGCGACCTGATTCAATCGGCACAACGCACCATCCGCCTCGAAGTGGAAGCCGTCCAAGGCTTGATGGCCCATATCGACGCCGATTTCGTACGCGCTTGCGAGATGATTCTGGCCAGCAAGGGCCGTGTGGTCGTGGTCGGCATGGGCAAATCCGGGCACATCGGCAACAAGATCGCCGCGACCCTGGCCAGCACCGGCACTCCGGCGTTTTTTGTCCATCCCGCCGAAGCCAGCCATGGCGACATGGGCATGATCACCCGCGACGACGTCATTCTGGCGCTGTCGAACTCCGGTTCGACCAACGAAATCATAACGCTGCTGCCATTGATCAAACGCCTGGGCATCCAGTTGATCAGCGTCACTGGCAACCCGCAGTCGCCGCTGGCGAAGGCTGCCGAGGTCAATCTCAATGTGCACGTTGAGCACGAAGCCTGCCCGTTGAACCTGGCACCGACATCTTCGACTACCGCAGCGCTGGTCATGGGTGACGCCCTGGCCGTGGCCTTGCTGGAAGCGCGCGGTTTTACCGCCGAAGATTTTGCCTTCTCGCATCCGGGCGGCGCACTTGGCCGGCGCCTGTTGCTGAAAGTGGAAAACGTCATGCACGCCGGGGAGGAACTGCCGCAGGTCCAGCGCGGCACCCTGCTCAAGGATGCGCTGATGGAAATGACCCGCAAGGGCCTCGGCATGACCGCTATCCTTGAGGCCGACGGCAAACTCGCCGGGATCTTCACCGACGGTGATCTGCGTCGCACCCTGGACCGCACCATCGACATTCGCAACGCGACCATCGACGAAGTGATGACCGCACATGGCAAAACCGCGCGGCCCGACATGCTTGCCGCCGAAGCCCTGAAAATCATGGAAGACCATCGAATCAGCGCCCTGGTAGTCGTCGACGAGGAGGATCGCCCGATCGGCGCCTTCAACCTCTCCGATCTGCTGCGCGCAGGAGTCATGTAA
- a CDS encoding ATP-binding cassette domain-containing protein, producing MSADNAYAVELKGVSFKRGARSIFNNVDIRIPRGKVTGIMGPSGCGKTTLLRLMGAQLRPSSGEVWVNGQNLPTLSRSDLFDARKHMGVLFQSGALFTDLDVFENVAFPLRVHTQLPEDMIRDIVLLKLQAVGLRGAIELMPDELSGGMKRRVALARAIALDPQILMYDEPFVGQDPIAMGVLVRLIRLLNDALGITSIVVSHDLAETASIADYIYVVGDGQVLGQGTPEELMNSDEPRIRQFMTGDPDGPVPYHFPATDYRADLLGKR from the coding sequence ATGAGTGCCGATAACGCCTACGCGGTCGAGCTGAAGGGAGTCTCCTTCAAGCGCGGTGCGCGGAGCATTTTCAATAACGTCGATATCCGCATCCCGCGCGGCAAGGTCACCGGCATCATGGGGCCTTCCGGCTGCGGCAAGACCACGCTGCTGCGTCTGATGGGCGCGCAGTTGCGCCCGTCCAGCGGCGAAGTCTGGGTCAACGGGCAGAACCTGCCGACGCTGTCGCGCAGTGACCTGTTCGATGCGCGCAAGCACATGGGCGTGCTGTTTCAGAGCGGTGCGCTGTTCACCGACCTCGATGTGTTCGAGAACGTAGCCTTTCCGCTGCGGGTTCACACGCAACTGCCGGAAGACATGATCCGCGACATCGTCCTGCTCAAGTTGCAGGCCGTGGGGCTGCGCGGTGCCATCGAACTGATGCCGGACGAGCTGTCCGGCGGCATGAAGCGCCGCGTCGCGCTGGCCCGGGCAATTGCCCTCGATCCGCAGATTCTCATGTACGACGAGCCTTTCGTGGGCCAGGACCCGATCGCCATGGGCGTACTGGTGCGCCTGATTCGTTTGCTCAACGATGCACTGGGCATCACCAGTATCGTGGTGTCCCACGATCTGGCGGAGACCGCGAGCATTGCCGATTACATTTATGTAGTGGGCGATGGTCAGGTGCTGGGGCAGGGCACGCCGGAGGAGCTGATGAATTCGGATGAGCCGCGTATCCGCCAGTTCATGACCGGCGATCCCGATGGTCCGGTGCCGTACCATTTTCCAGCGACGGATTACCGCGCAGATCTTCTGGGGAAGCGCTGA
- a CDS encoding BolA family protein, with amino-acid sequence MQAVEVKSFLEGKLPGTLVEVEGEGCNFQLNVISDELAALSPVKRQQQVYAHLNPWITDGSIHAVTMKFFSSAAWAERT; translated from the coding sequence ATGCAGGCCGTAGAAGTGAAGAGCTTCCTTGAAGGAAAGCTGCCAGGAACGCTGGTAGAAGTTGAAGGCGAAGGCTGCAACTTCCAGCTGAACGTGATCAGCGATGAACTGGCGGCGTTGAGCCCGGTGAAGCGTCAGCAGCAGGTCTATGCCCATTTGAACCCATGGATCACCGATGGCAGCATCCATGCGGTCACTATGAAATTTTTCAGCAGCGCGGCCTGGGCCGAGCGCACCTGA
- a CDS encoding STAS domain-containing protein, with protein sequence MSEAAVRMSDVDELVLSGVLDYRTGPDLRKEGQALIKSSKASALVIDCSAVQKSSSVGLSLLLCFMRDAQAAGKAVSIRAMPEDMREIAQVSELTELLAHP encoded by the coding sequence ATGAGTGAGGCGGCAGTACGGATGAGTGATGTCGACGAATTGGTACTCAGCGGCGTGCTGGATTACCGCACCGGGCCTGACCTGCGCAAGGAAGGGCAGGCGCTGATCAAGTCGAGCAAGGCGTCGGCGCTGGTCATCGATTGTTCGGCGGTGCAGAAGTCCAGCAGCGTCGGCCTGTCGTTGCTGCTGTGCTTCATGCGTGATGCTCAGGCGGCCGGCAAGGCCGTCAGCATCCGCGCGATGCCCGAAGACATGCGCGAAATCGCTCAGGTCAGCGAGTTGACCGAGCTGTTGGCGCACCCCTGA
- a CDS encoding MlaC/ttg2D family ABC transporter substrate-binding protein, with product MISILRRGLLVLLAALPLMANAAPGQSAHDLIQDTTNRMLADLQANKEKYKQDPQDFYAALNGIVGPVVDAEGISKSIMTVKYSRKATPAQMQRFQENFKRGLFQFYGNALLEYNNQGITVDPAKDESGDRTSVNMTVKGSNGAIYPVQYTLEKINGEWKLRNVIINGINIGKLFRDQFADAMQRNGNDLDKTIDGWAGEVAKAKQETDKAAAKPAQ from the coding sequence ATGATCTCTATCTTGCGACGTGGCCTGTTGGTGTTGCTCGCGGCCCTGCCGTTGATGGCTAACGCTGCACCGGGACAATCGGCTCATGACCTGATTCAGGACACCACGAACCGGATGCTTGCCGATTTGCAGGCCAATAAAGAGAAGTACAAGCAGGATCCGCAGGATTTCTATGCGGCGCTGAACGGCATCGTCGGTCCCGTGGTGGATGCCGAGGGCATCTCCAAAAGCATCATGACCGTGAAGTATTCGCGCAAGGCCACGCCTGCGCAGATGCAGCGCTTCCAGGAAAACTTCAAGCGCGGTCTGTTCCAGTTCTACGGCAACGCTCTGCTGGAATACAACAACCAGGGCATCACCGTTGACCCGGCCAAAGACGAATCGGGCGACCGCACCAGCGTCAACATGACCGTCAAGGGCAGCAACGGCGCGATCTATCCAGTGCAGTACACCCTTGAGAAGATCAATGGCGAGTGGAAGCTGCGCAACGTGATCATCAACGGCATCAACATCGGCAAGCTGTTCCGTGACCAGTTCGCCGACGCCATGCAGCGCAATGGCAACGATCTGGACAAGACCATCGATGGCTGGGCCGGTGAAGTGGCCAAGGCCAAGCAGGAAACCGACAAAGCCGCCGCGAAGCCAGCCCAATGA
- the mlaE gene encoding lipid asymmetry maintenance ABC transporter permease subunit MlaE, with product MRRISLMERVRRFGESAIDAVAVFGRATLFLFHALFGRGGISGGFGLLVKQLHSVGVMSLVIIVVSGIFIGMVLALQGFSILSSYGSEQAVGQMVALTLLRELGPVVTALLFAGRAGSALTAEIGNMKSTEQLSSLEMIGVDPLKYIIAPRLWAGFISLPVLAMIFSVVGIWGGSWVAVDWLGVYEGSYWANMQNSVTFTSDVLNGVIKSVVFAFVVTWIAVFQGYDCEPTSEGISRATTKTVVFASLAVLGLDFILTALMFGDF from the coding sequence ATGCGCAGAATTTCATTGATGGAACGCGTGCGTCGGTTCGGCGAATCGGCGATCGACGCGGTCGCGGTGTTTGGTCGGGCGACCCTGTTCCTGTTTCACGCCCTGTTTGGCCGTGGCGGTATCAGCGGTGGTTTCGGCCTGTTGGTCAAGCAGCTGCACTCGGTCGGCGTCATGTCGCTGGTGATCATCGTGGTCTCCGGCATTTTCATCGGCATGGTGCTCGCGCTGCAGGGCTTCAGCATTCTTTCCAGCTATGGTTCAGAGCAGGCGGTGGGGCAGATGGTCGCCCTGACGTTGCTGCGTGAACTGGGGCCGGTGGTCACGGCGTTGCTGTTTGCCGGTCGCGCCGGTTCGGCATTGACCGCCGAGATCGGCAACATGAAATCCACCGAGCAGTTGTCCAGCCTGGAAATGATCGGTGTCGATCCGCTCAAGTACATCATTGCCCCGCGCCTGTGGGCCGGGTTCATTTCCCTGCCGGTGCTGGCGATGATCTTCAGTGTCGTCGGCATCTGGGGCGGTTCGTGGGTCGCGGTCGACTGGCTGGGCGTTTACGAAGGCTCCTACTGGGCGAACATGCAGAACAGTGTGACCTTCACCAGCGACGTGCTCAACGGCGTGATCAAGAGTGTCGTTTTCGCTTTCGTCGTGACCTGGATCGCCGTATTCCAAGGCTATGACTGTGAACCCACTTCCGAGGGAATCAGTCGTGCCACCACCAAGACCGTGGTCTTTGCCTCGCTGGCAGTGCTCGGTCTGGACTTTATTCTGACCGCTTTGATGTTTGGAGATTTCTGA